In Drosophila pseudoobscura strain MV-25-SWS-2005 chromosome 4, UCI_Dpse_MV25, whole genome shotgun sequence, the following proteins share a genomic window:
- the Ccdc85 gene encoding mediator of RNA polymerase II transcription subunit 15 — MSGNQQQQQNQQKTLTTTTLTAAVAAAATTNGTTTLNNNLIKTNSVDKIISKTATQAISKQQQQQQQQQLPRRSLLPPTAAATLQQQQQTVPHSTQQQSVTTAGKKQQQQQQSHQLQTVATIHQPHSTQQQQQQQQQQQHHHQTLTSRLPIQQQSTKELPNLATHQQQQHQQQHQRRSFYQLQQQQQQHSLRSPNLKAPAPAHSIPPRYQPPPQPGTGILKPHLPIKYPPDIPQLSNIYIPDSLKQQQQQQHPQQTRYLQHPAVLKGGAQDMLKFVRKPEQEHPSPNASVTSSGTGIPTANGGGRLTVEQNRQLQSLVNELRTLKEQNQRLLDDNQELRDLCCFLDDDRQKGRKLAREWQRFGRYTASVMRQEVAAYQNKLRQLDDKQQELITDNLELKELCLYLDEERAHVAANALCAGCGAATRNALRDDGDGSSSSTQADETITALRNYAEQRQLPQDLRHAHTLNDQTLQYVRSLERRIQQLEEERTTPTAHMQQPTPTPQAATPTPQPATATAPAKSAPSPHQQEINSSSSSQQQAVAAAAAAAAAIQLPEPIAGRPEAVVRALQVLEVREQLERDRLGNLAGSALDQMDDGEKALVREMCNVVWRKLEGSPHGPAALEPL; from the exons ATGTCCGGcaatcaacagcagcaacaaaaccaGCAGAAGACATTAACCACAACAACAttaacagcagcagtagcagcagcagcaacaacaaacggaACAACCACTTTGAACAATAATTTGATAAAAACAAATAGCGTTGACAAAATTATAAGCAAAACAGCGACGCAGGCAATTagcaagcaacagcagcagcagcagcaacagcagctacCAAGACGCTCTTTGTtgccaccaacagcagcagctacattacagcagcaacagcagacagTGCCACACTCAACGCAGCAACAAAGCGTAACGACAGCAggaaagaagcagcagcagcaacaacaatcacatCAATTGCAGACTGTGGCCACAATCCATCAGCCACACTCcacgcaacagcaacagcaacagcagcagcagcagcaacatcatcatcagacATTGACTTCTCGCTTGCCCATACAACAGCAATCCACTAAAGAATTGCCCAATCTTGCAacacatcaacagcagcagcaccagcagcagcatcaacgtCGCAGCTTCTaccaattgcagcagcagcagcagcagcactcccTTCGCAGTCCAAACCTTAAGGCACCAGCACCCGCACACTCCATACCACCTAGATaccagccaccgccacagccagGCACGGGGATACTTAAACCACATTTGCCCATTAAATATCCGCCGGATATACCCCAGCTATCCAACATCTACATACCAGACTCGCtcaagcaacagcagcagcagcagcatccacagcaAACACGCTATCTGCAACATCCGGCTGTTTTAAAGGGAGGAGCACAGGATATGCTGAAGTTTGTACGCAAGCCGGAACAGGAACATCCATCGCCCAATGCCTCGGTCACGTCCAGCGGCACTGGTATACCCACAGCCAATGGAGGTGGACGCCTGACAGTGGAACAGAATCGCCAGCTGCAGTCGCTGGTGAATGAGCTTCGCACCCTTAAGGAGCAGAATCAGCGGCTGCTGGATGACAACCAGGAGCTGAGGGATCTGTGCTGTTTCCTGGATGACGATCGGCAGAAGGGACGCAAGTTGGCCAGGGAATGGCAACGCTTTGGTCGTTACACGGCCAGTGTAATGCGCCAAGAGGTGGCTGCCTATCAG AACAAACTACGTCAGTTGGATGACAAACAGCAAGAGCTAATCACCGACAATCTGGAGCTGAAGGAGCTCTGCCTGTACTTGGACGAGGAGCGTGCCCATGTGGCTGCCAATGCGCTGTGCGCCGGGTGTGGTGCGGCCACCAGGAATGCCCTGcgcgacgacggcgacggctccagctccagcacccaAGCGGATGAGACCATCACAGCCTTGCGGAACTATGCTGAGCAGCGCCAACTCCCCCAG GATCTACGTCATGCCCACACGCTGAACGATCAGACGCTTCAGTATGTGCGCTCGCTGGAGCGACGCatccagcagctggaggaggaacGCACCACGCCAACAGCCCATATGCAGcagcccacgcccacgcctcAGGCCGCCACACCAACGCCAcagccagccacagccacagcaccaGCCAAATCAGCGCCCTCGCCCCATCAGCAGgagatcaacagcagcagcagcagccaacagcaggcggtggctgcagcagcggcagccgcagcggccATACAGCTGCCAGAACCGATTGCTGGCCGTCCGGAGGCGGTGGTGCGGGCCCTCCAAGTGCTGGAGGTGCGAGAGCAACTGGAACGCGACCGACTGGGCAATTTGGCTGGCAGCGCCCTCGATCAGATGGACGATGGCGAGAAGGCGCTGGTGCGCGAGATGTGCAACGTGGTCTGGCGCAAACTGGAGGGCAGTCCGCACGGACCCGCTGCCCTGGAGCCGCTCTAA